In the genome of Tripterygium wilfordii isolate XIE 37 chromosome 19, ASM1340144v1, whole genome shotgun sequence, one region contains:
- the LOC119985776 gene encoding beta-amyrin 11-oxidase-like, translating to MELFNNKLDLFVTVVVSVYVCGLLYWLMKNANELYYCLGKKNLPPGDMGWPLIGNTLSFSRAFKSANPETFLNNLVSRYGRTGIYKTHLLGKPLIIISLPELNKAVLTDDKNFALAYPSLPAIVGKRSLATIHGTEHKRLRRLTTAPINGNEALSMYVELIEDVVMASFDEWASMNKPIELLVELKRATFKIVTYIFFGGRGYSNLAPLTQLFSDLAGGIFTRPINLPGFAYNKALKARRRMVEIVNGAIEERKIENKSGVDFSKEKKSMLDLLLEVEDEDGEKMDNITIIDLLGSLVFGGHESTAVSTMWLLIYLHDNPQILQKVKEEQEHIISNRPSTQKGLTMAEIKQMSYTAKVIQEALRMANIGVGAFRDAKADVEINGYTIPKGWKVLLMFRGIHLDPEIFPNPKTFDPSRWDNKNIKAGAYTPFGLGSRICPGNELAKLEAFIFLHCFLLHYKLERINPKCEVVSFPIPLPKDNFLVKLTKVSS from the exons ATGGAGTTATTCAACAACAAGCTAGATTTGTTTGTTACAGTGGTAGTGAGTGTTTATGTTTGTGGTTTGTTGTATTGGTTGATGAAGAACGCAAATGAATTGTATTACTGTTTGGGGAAGAAGAATTTGCCTCCAGGAGACATGGGATGGCCTCTCATTGGAAACACCTTGTCCTTCTCAAGGGCCTTCAAATCTGCTAATCCTGAAACCTTCCTCAACAACTTGGTTTCAAG GTATGGAAGAACGGGCATCTACAAGACTcatttgcttgggaaaccattAATCATCATTTCTCTTCCTGAATTGAACAAGGCGGTCCTAACAGATGATAAAAATTTCGCACTCGCTTATCCAAGTCTGCCTGCAATTGTCGGGAAGAGATCGTTAGCTACCATCCATGGAACCGAGCACAAGCGTCTACGCAGGCTAACAACCGCTCCAATTAATGGCAACGAGGCGTTATCCATGTATGTCGAGCTTATTGAGGATGTTGTGATGGCTTCGTTCGACGAATGGGCGAGCATGAACAAACCTATCGAGCTTCTGGTTGAATTAAAGCGTGCAACATTCAAGATCGTAACATACATCTTCTTTGGAGGCCGAGGTTATTCCAATCTTGCACCATTGACACAATTGTTCAGTGATCTCGCAGGAGGAATCTTCACCAGGCCGATTAATCTCCCCGGCTTTGCTTATAATAAAGCTCTAAAG GCACGTAGAAGGATGGTGGAGATTGTTAATGGTGCTattgaagagagaaaaattgaaaacaaaagtgGTGTGGACTTCtccaaggaaaagaaaagcatgCTAGATTTATTGTTGGAAGtggaagatgaagatggtgaaAAAATGGACAATATCACCATCATTGACTTACTAGGTTCATTGGTGTTTGGAGGCCATGAATCCACCGCAGTTTCTACCATGTGGTTGTTGATATACCTTCACGATAATCCCCAAATCTTACAAAAAGTTAAG GAAGAACAAGAGCATATCATATCAAACAGACCATCTACACAAAAAGGATTGACGATGGCAGAGATTAAACAAATGAGTTACACAGCAAAG GTTATTCAAGAAGCACTTCGTATGGCTAATATCGGAGTTGGAGCTTTTCGTGATGCAAAGGCCGATGTTGAGATTAATG GATACACCATTCCAAAAGGATGGAAAGTTTTGTTAATGTTCAGAGGCATTCATTTGGATCCTGAAATCTTTCCCAACCCCAAAACATTTGATCCTTCAAGATGGGac AATAAAAATATCAAAGCAGGAGCTTACACACCGTTTGGACTTGGTAGTAGGATTTGTCCAGGAAATGAGTTAGCCAAGCTTGAAGCTTTCATCTTTCTTCATTGTTTTCTCCTTCACTACAA GCTAGAGAGAATCAATCCAAAGTGTGAAGTTGTGTCATTTCCAATTCCACTGCCTAAAGACAACTTTCTAGTGAAACTCACCAAAGTGTCATCATAA
- the LOC119985775 gene encoding beta-amyrin 11-oxidase-like — MELFNNKLDLFLTVVVSVYVCGLVYWLMKNANELYYCLGKKNLPPGDMGWPLIGNTLSFSRAFNSANPESFLENLVSRYGRTGVYKTHILGKPLIMVTLPELNKAILTDDRNFALAYPGMLAILGKRSLLTVHGVEHKRLRRLTTAPINGNEALSMYVELIEDVVMTSFDEWASMNKPIELLVELKRASFKVLTYIFFGGRGYSSLQPLTQLFSDLFGGMFTRPINLPGFPYNKALKARRRLVEIVNAAIEERKIENKRGVDFSNEKKSMLDLLLEVDDEDGEKMDNITIIDLLGSLVFGGHETTAIAIMWLLIYLHDNPKILQKVKEEHENIISKRPSTQKRLTMAEIKQMSYTAKVVQETLRMANVGVGGFRDAKADVEINGYTIPKGWKVLLMFRDIHLNPEIFPNPKTFDPSRWDNINIKAGAYTPFGLGSRFCPGNELAKLEAFIFLHYFLFHYKLERINPNCEVVSFAFRVPKDNFMVRLTKASSS, encoded by the exons ATGGAGTTATTCAACAATAAGCTAGACTTGTTTCTTACAGTGGTAGTGAGTGTTTATGTTTGTGGTTTGGTGTATTGGTTGATGAAGAATGCAAATGAATTGTATTACTGTTTGGGGAAGAAGAATTTGCCTCCAGGAGACATGGGATGGCCTCTCATTGGAAACACACTCTCCTTCTCAAGAGCCTTCAATTCTGCTAATCCCGAATCCTTCCTCGAGAACTTGGTTTCcag GTATGGAAGAACGGGTGTCTACAAGACTCATATACTTGGAAAACCATTGATCATGGTTACTCTGCCTGAATTGAACAAGGCAATCCTAACAGATGATAGAAATTTCGCACTCGCTTATCCAGGTATGCTTGCAATTCTCGGAAAGAGGTCATTACTTACTGTTCACGGAGTCGAGCATAAGCGTTTACGCAGGCTAACAACTGCTCCGATCAATGGCAATGAGGCGCTATCCATGTATGTCGAGCTTATCGAGGATGTTGTGATGACTTCATTCGACGAATGGGCGAGCATGAATAAACCTATCGAGCTTCTGGTTGAATTAAAGCGTGCATCATTCAAGGTCTTAACATACATCTTCTTTGGAGGCCGAGGTTATTCCAGTCTTCAACCATTGACACAGTTGTTCAGTGATCTCTTTGGAGGAATGTTCACTAGGCCTATTAATCTACCCGGCTTTCCGTATAATAAAGCTCTAAAG GCACGTAGAAGGTTGGTGGAGATTGTTAATGCTGCTattgaagagagaaaaattgaaaacaaacgTGGTGTGGACTTCTccaatgaaaagaaaagcatgttAGATTTATTGTTGGAAGTTGACGATGAAGATGGTgaaaaaatggacaatattaCCATCATTGACTTACTAGGTTCGTTGGTGTTTGGAGGCCATGAAACCACTGCAATTGCTATAATGTGGTTATTAATATACCTTCATGATAATCCCAAAATCCTACAAAAAGTTAAG GAAGAACATGAGAATATCATATCAAAGAGACCATCTACACAAAAAAGATTAACGATGGCAGAGATTAAACAAATGAGTTACACAGCAAAG GTTGTTCAAGAAACACTTCGTATGGCTAATGTTGGAGTTGGAGGCTTTCGCGATGCAAAGGCCGATGTTGAGATTAATG GATACACCATTCCAAAAGGGTGGAAAGTTTTGTTAATGTTTAGAGATATTCATTTGAATCCTGAAATCTTTCCTAATCCCAAAACATTTGATCCTTCGAGATGGGAC AATATAAATATCAAAGCCGGAGCTTACACACCGTTTGGACTTGGTAGCAGGTTTTGTCCAGGAAATGAGTTAGCCAAGCTTGAAGCTTTCatctttcttcattattttctttttcactacAA GCTTGAGAGAATTAATCCAAACTGTGAAGTTGTGTCATTTGCATTTCGAGTGCCCAAAGACAACTTTATGGTGAGACTCACAAAAGCCTCATCATCATAA